Proteins from a genomic interval of Diospyros lotus cultivar Yz01 chromosome 6, ASM1463336v1, whole genome shotgun sequence:
- the LOC127803585 gene encoding histone-lysine N-methyltransferase CLF isoform X5, whose protein sequence is MDQSPSFPSNQNQRMTEDQSVVGRRRIYYDQNGGEALICSDSEEEIIDEDEEKKEFGDSEDYILRMTIKEVGLSDAVLDALAQCFSRKPCEVKERYEALVKGESTMEGPGNTVLDKDLDAALDSFDNLFCRRCFVFDCRLHGCSQDLVFPTEKQSPCSCPVEENLPCSLQCYKLVLKSEQNATVSFPMLVDSGEKRVGSLDGSDTQTSERKLLGSSVRRRPKLCKSESASSSARKGSESSGSETRIQDITPGTQSSSPPKSKLARKYGIYKRNSKRVAERVLVCMRKRQKKMVSSDTDAVASRRLGSRDAKIRSSPHKRSDHSCSLQKSLSIGRPRRKESPILCKKNIMQKKVPDETSDKVISDWPVCGNDSLRKEEFTGENVCKLESSDGKPWSIIEKALYGKGLEIFGRNSCLISRNLMNGMKTCSEVFLYMNCSENRLCSRPGDGMNSLLEGYSKLDGGETAGNEVRRRSRFLRRRGRVRRLKYTWKSAGYHSIRKRISDKKDQPCRQYNPCGCQSACGKQCPCLLNGTCCEKYCGCPKICKNRFRGCHCAKSQCRSRQCPCFAADRECDPDVCRNCWVSCGDGTLGVPSQRGDNYECRNMKLLLKQQQRVLLGGSDVSGWGAFLKNSVGKHEYLGEYTGELISHREADKRGKIYDRENSSFLFNLNDQFVLDAYRKGDKLKFANHSPDPNCYAKVIMVAGDHRVGIFAKERISAGEELFYDYRYEPDRAPAWARKPEASGTKKDETAPSSGRAKKLA, encoded by the exons ATGGATCAAAGTCCTTCCTTTCCTTCTAATCA AAATCAGAGAATGACGGAGGATCAGTCAGTAGTAGGTCGAAGGAGAATTtattatgaccaaaatgggGGTGAGGCTCTAATTTGCAGTGACAGCGAGGAAGAAATaattgatgaagatgaagaaaagaaggaGTTTGGGGATTCTGAAGATTATATTCTGCG aatgaCCATCAAAGAAGTTGGCTTGTCTGATGCTGTATTGGATGCCCTAGCACAGTGTTTTTCCAGAAAACCTTGTGAAGTCAAG GAGAGGTACGAAGCTCTTGTCAAGGGAGAATCTACCATGGAGGGGCCTGGGAATACGGTTCTTGATAAAGATCTTGATGCAGCTCTGGATTCTTTCGACAATCTGTTTTGTCGTAGATGTTTT GTTTTTGATTGTAGACTGCATGGATGTTCCCAGGATCTTGTTTTTCCT ACGGAGAAGCAATCTCCTTGCAGCTGTCCAGTTGAGGAGAACCTACCGTGCAGCCTTCAATGCTATAAGCTG GTACTAAAGTCTGAGCAGAATGCTACAGTAAGCTTCCCTATGCTGGTTGATTCTGGAGAAAAACGAGTTGGTTCCCTTGATGGTAGTGACACTCAAACATCGGAGAGGAAACTTCTGGGTTCATCTGTGCGGAGGAGGCCAAAATTATGCAAAAGTGAAAGTGCTTCCTCAAGTGCAAGGAAAGGATCAGAAAGCAGTGGCTCAGAGACTAGAATACAGGACATTACTCCTGGAACCCAATCTTCATCACCGCCAAAATCTAAGCTTGCCAGAAAATATGGGATTTATAAGAGGAATAGCAAGCGAGTTGCTGAACGTGTTCTAGTTTGCATGCGGAAAAGGCAGAAGAAAATGGTTTCTTCTGATACTGATGCTGTTGCGAGTAGACGACTTGGCTCAAGAGATGCAAAAATTCGATCCAGTCCTCATAAAAGAAGTGATCATTCCTGTTCATTGCAAAAATCTTTGAGCATTGGAAGACCAAGAAGGAAGGAGTCACCAATTCtttgcaagaaaaatattatgcaGAAGAAAGTTCCCGATGAGACATCAGATAAGGTAATTAGTGACTGGCCAGTGTGTGGCAATGACAGCTTGCGGAAAGAAGAGTTTACTGGTGAAAATGTCTGTAAACTAGAATCAAGTGATGGTAAACCTTGGAGTATTATTGAAAAAGCTCTTTATGGAAAAGGTTTGGAGATATTTGGAAGGAACAG CTGTTTAATTTCCAGGAATCTTATGAATGGTATGAAAACCTGTTCGGAGGTATTTCTATACATGAATTGCTCTGAGAATAGGCTATGTTCTCGACCAGGTGATGGTATGAATTCTCTGCTTGAAGGCTACTCCAAACTCGATGGTGGTGAAACTGCA GGCAATGAAGttagaagaagatcaagattttTACGTAGGAGAGGTCGGGTTCGCCGCTTAAAGTACACTTGGAAGTCTGCTGGATATCATTCAATTAGAAAACGGATTTCGGATAAGAAAGATCAGCCTTGCAGGCAGTACAACCCTTGCGGGTGCCAATCTGCTTGTGGGAAGCAGTGTCCTTGCCTTTTAAATGGGACCTGCTGTGAAAAATACTGCGG GTGTCCAAAGATTTGCAAGAATCGGTTTAGGGGCTGTCATTGTGCAAAAAGTCAATGTCGGAGTCGTCAATGTCCATGCTTTGCTGCAGACCGGGAATGTGATCCGGATGTTTGCAGGAATTGCTGGGTCAG TTGTGGTGATGGAACACTTGGGGTTCCTTCCCAAAGAGGTGATAATTATGAATGTAGGAACATGAAGCTTCTCCTCAAACAACAGCAAAGG GTTTTGCTGGGGGGATCTGATGTTTCTGGCTGGGGGGCATTTTTGAAG AATAGCGTTGGCAAACATGAATACCTTGGTGAATATACGGGGGAACTGATCTCACACAGGGAAGCAGACAAGCGTGGAAAAATTTATGACCGGGAAAattcttcatttctcttcaatcttaaTGATCAG TTTGTTCTTGATGCTTATCGGAAGGGTGATAAATTAAAGTTTGCCAACCATTCTCCAGATCCAAACTGCTATGCTAAG GTTATTATGGTGGCCGGGGATCATAGAGTGGGTATATTTGCTAAGGAACGAATTAGTGCTGGAGAGGAACTGTTCTACGACTATCGTTATGAACCAGACCGAGCTCCAGCTTGGGCAAGAAAACCTGAAGCATCGGGTACCAAAAAAGACGAGACTGCCCCTTCAAGTGGGCGTGCTAAGAAGCTTGCCTAG
- the LOC127803585 gene encoding histone-lysine N-methyltransferase CLF isoform X6, producing the protein MTEDQSVVGRRRIYYDQNGGEALICSDSEEEIIDEDEEKKEFGDSEDYILRMTIKEVGLSDAVLDALAQCFSRKPCEVKERYEALVKGESTMEGPGNTVLDKDLDAALDSFDNLFCRRCFVFDCRLHGCSQDLVFPTEKQSPCSCPVEENLPCSLQCYKLVLKSEQNATVSFPMLVDSGEKRVGSLDGSDTQTSERKLLGSSVRRRPKLCKSESASSSARKGSESSGSETRIQDITPGTQSSSPPKSKLARKYGIYKRNSKRVAERVLVCMRKRQKKMVSSDTDAVASRRLGSRDAKIRSSPHKRSDHSCSLQKSLSIGRPRRKESPILCKKNIMQKKVPDETSDKVISDWPVCGNDSLRKEEFTGENVCKLESSDGKPWSIIEKALYGKGLEIFGRNSCLISRNLMNGMKTCSEVFLYMNCSENRLCSRPGDGMNSLLEGYSKLDGGETAGNEVRRRSRFLRRRGRVRRLKYTWKSAGYHSIRKRISDKKDQPCRQYNPCGCQSACGKQCPCLLNGTCCEKYCGCPKICKNRFRGCHCAKSQCRSRQCPCFAADRECDPDVCRNCWVSCGDGTLGVPSQRGDNYECRNMKLLLKQQQRVLLGGSDVSGWGAFLKNSVGKHEYLGEYTGELISHREADKRGKIYDRENSSFLFNLNDQFVLDAYRKGDKLKFANHSPDPNCYAKVIMVAGDHRVGIFAKERISAGEELFYDYRYEPDRAPAWARKPEASGTKKDETAPSSGRAKKLA; encoded by the exons ATGACGGAGGATCAGTCAGTAGTAGGTCGAAGGAGAATTtattatgaccaaaatgggGGTGAGGCTCTAATTTGCAGTGACAGCGAGGAAGAAATaattgatgaagatgaagaaaagaaggaGTTTGGGGATTCTGAAGATTATATTCTGCG aatgaCCATCAAAGAAGTTGGCTTGTCTGATGCTGTATTGGATGCCCTAGCACAGTGTTTTTCCAGAAAACCTTGTGAAGTCAAG GAGAGGTACGAAGCTCTTGTCAAGGGAGAATCTACCATGGAGGGGCCTGGGAATACGGTTCTTGATAAAGATCTTGATGCAGCTCTGGATTCTTTCGACAATCTGTTTTGTCGTAGATGTTTT GTTTTTGATTGTAGACTGCATGGATGTTCCCAGGATCTTGTTTTTCCT ACGGAGAAGCAATCTCCTTGCAGCTGTCCAGTTGAGGAGAACCTACCGTGCAGCCTTCAATGCTATAAGCTG GTACTAAAGTCTGAGCAGAATGCTACAGTAAGCTTCCCTATGCTGGTTGATTCTGGAGAAAAACGAGTTGGTTCCCTTGATGGTAGTGACACTCAAACATCGGAGAGGAAACTTCTGGGTTCATCTGTGCGGAGGAGGCCAAAATTATGCAAAAGTGAAAGTGCTTCCTCAAGTGCAAGGAAAGGATCAGAAAGCAGTGGCTCAGAGACTAGAATACAGGACATTACTCCTGGAACCCAATCTTCATCACCGCCAAAATCTAAGCTTGCCAGAAAATATGGGATTTATAAGAGGAATAGCAAGCGAGTTGCTGAACGTGTTCTAGTTTGCATGCGGAAAAGGCAGAAGAAAATGGTTTCTTCTGATACTGATGCTGTTGCGAGTAGACGACTTGGCTCAAGAGATGCAAAAATTCGATCCAGTCCTCATAAAAGAAGTGATCATTCCTGTTCATTGCAAAAATCTTTGAGCATTGGAAGACCAAGAAGGAAGGAGTCACCAATTCtttgcaagaaaaatattatgcaGAAGAAAGTTCCCGATGAGACATCAGATAAGGTAATTAGTGACTGGCCAGTGTGTGGCAATGACAGCTTGCGGAAAGAAGAGTTTACTGGTGAAAATGTCTGTAAACTAGAATCAAGTGATGGTAAACCTTGGAGTATTATTGAAAAAGCTCTTTATGGAAAAGGTTTGGAGATATTTGGAAGGAACAG CTGTTTAATTTCCAGGAATCTTATGAATGGTATGAAAACCTGTTCGGAGGTATTTCTATACATGAATTGCTCTGAGAATAGGCTATGTTCTCGACCAGGTGATGGTATGAATTCTCTGCTTGAAGGCTACTCCAAACTCGATGGTGGTGAAACTGCA GGCAATGAAGttagaagaagatcaagattttTACGTAGGAGAGGTCGGGTTCGCCGCTTAAAGTACACTTGGAAGTCTGCTGGATATCATTCAATTAGAAAACGGATTTCGGATAAGAAAGATCAGCCTTGCAGGCAGTACAACCCTTGCGGGTGCCAATCTGCTTGTGGGAAGCAGTGTCCTTGCCTTTTAAATGGGACCTGCTGTGAAAAATACTGCGG GTGTCCAAAGATTTGCAAGAATCGGTTTAGGGGCTGTCATTGTGCAAAAAGTCAATGTCGGAGTCGTCAATGTCCATGCTTTGCTGCAGACCGGGAATGTGATCCGGATGTTTGCAGGAATTGCTGGGTCAG TTGTGGTGATGGAACACTTGGGGTTCCTTCCCAAAGAGGTGATAATTATGAATGTAGGAACATGAAGCTTCTCCTCAAACAACAGCAAAGG GTTTTGCTGGGGGGATCTGATGTTTCTGGCTGGGGGGCATTTTTGAAG AATAGCGTTGGCAAACATGAATACCTTGGTGAATATACGGGGGAACTGATCTCACACAGGGAAGCAGACAAGCGTGGAAAAATTTATGACCGGGAAAattcttcatttctcttcaatcttaaTGATCAG TTTGTTCTTGATGCTTATCGGAAGGGTGATAAATTAAAGTTTGCCAACCATTCTCCAGATCCAAACTGCTATGCTAAG GTTATTATGGTGGCCGGGGATCATAGAGTGGGTATATTTGCTAAGGAACGAATTAGTGCTGGAGAGGAACTGTTCTACGACTATCGTTATGAACCAGACCGAGCTCCAGCTTGGGCAAGAAAACCTGAAGCATCGGGTACCAAAAAAGACGAGACTGCCCCTTCAAGTGGGCGTGCTAAGAAGCTTGCCTAG